From the Comamonas odontotermitis genome, one window contains:
- a CDS encoding IS3 family transposase (programmed frameshift) codes for MESGSKRTQRDYTLAFKLAVVEQVEKGELTYKQAQTRYGIQGRSTVLVWLRKHGRQGWGRGASCAAMPPDKTPQALTPEQQIKALQVQLKEANEKAQLFEAMLDVLKKDYGVRVVKKPSGQVLAQRLVQGLSVARACRCMGLSRQAYYQGQRRHARRESRAEAVVQLVRDWRVRQPRLGTRKLHHVLREPLGQAGIRLGRDALFDVLRNARMLVPARRAYHKTTDSHHRLRRHPNLLKAGEQQVCARASEQVWVADITYLPTADKFVYLSLVTDAYSRKIVGWHVHDSLQTEPMAQALKMALRARQSHQRLVHHSDRGIQYCSSYYQSIHRRHGLYCSMTDGYDCYQNALAERVNGILKGELLLQRPANLEQARRMVGESVRIYNTERPHLSLKMQTPDAVHRASLAGIRRLELPSQVST; via the exons ATGGAATCAGGCTCCAAGCGAACCCAGAGGGACTACACGCTGGCTTTTAAGCTGGCAGTGGTCGAGCAGGTGGAAAAAGGCGAGTTGACATACAAGCAAGCGCAGACGCGCTATGGGATCCAGGGTCGATCAACGGTGCTGGTATGGCTGCGCAAGCATGGTCGCCAAGGTTGGGGGCGTGGTGCATCATGTGCAGCCATGCCCCCAGACAAAACGCCCCAAGCACTGACGCCCGAGCAGCAGATCAAGGCCTTGCAAGTGCAGCTCAAAGAGGCCAACGAGAAGGCCCAGCTGTTCGAGGCGATGCTTGATGTTCTGAAGAAGGACTATGGAGTGCGCGTCGTAAAAAAGCCTTCGG GGCAAGTCCTCGCGCAGCGGCTCGTCCAAGGGCTGAGCGTGGCGAGGGCTTGCCGCTGCATGGGGCTGAGCCGGCAGGCGTACTACCAGGGCCAACGGCGCCACGCACGGCGTGAGAGCCGGGCCGAGGCGGTGGTGCAGCTGGTGCGCGATTGGCGGGTTCGCCAGCCCAGGCTGGGTACGCGCAAGTTGCACCATGTGCTGCGCGAGCCGCTGGGGCAGGCGGGTATCCGTCTGGGGCGCGATGCGCTGTTCGATGTGCTGCGCAACGCCCGAATGCTGGTGCCCGCACGGCGGGCGTACCACAAGACCACCGACAGCCATCACCGGCTTCGTCGTCATCCCAACCTGCTCAAGGCGGGCGAGCAGCAGGTGTGCGCCAGGGCCAGCGAGCAGGTCTGGGTGGCCGACATCACCTACCTGCCCACGGCTGACAAGTTCGTCTACCTGAGCCTGGTCACCGACGCCTACTCGCGCAAGATCGTGGGCTGGCATGTGCATGACAGCCTGCAAACCGAGCCGATGGCCCAGGCTCTGAAGATGGCCTTGCGTGCCCGCCAAAGCCACCAGCGCTTGGTGCACCACTCGGATCGGGGCATCCAGTACTGCTCGAGCTACTACCAGAGCATCCATCGGCGCCACGGCCTGTACTGCTCAATGACCGATGGCTACGACTGCTACCAGAACGCGCTGGCCGAGCGGGTCAACGGTATCCTCAAAGGCGAGCTGTTGCTGCAGCGGCCCGCCAACCTGGAGCAGGCCCGGCGCATGGTGGGCGAGTCGGTGAGGATCTACAACACCGAGCGTCCCCATCTATCGTTGAAAATGCAAACGCCCGATGCGGTGCATCGGGCGTCCTTGGCCGGCATCCGCCGGCTTGAATTACCGTCCCAGGTGTCAACCTAA
- a CDS encoding NCS2 family permease, which yields MNWLEKYFKLGEHGTTVRTEVLAGLTTFLTMAYIMFVNPSILGDAGMPKGAVFVATCLIAALGSAVMALYANYPIAIAPGMGLNAYFAYVVVLHMGYTWQAALGAVFISGCLFLLVTVFRIREQIIKGIPQSIRVAITVGIGLFLALIALKSAGVVVGDKATLVTLGDLHSPSVILFGLGFLLIIVLDRLKVPGAILIGILAVTVASFFFGGNQFNGVFSAPPSIEPTFLKLDIKTALSSGFLNVVLVFFLVELFDATGTLMGVAKRAGLLVPGKMERFHRSLLADSGAIFAGSLLGTSSATAYVESASGVQAGGRTGLTAMTVAVLFLACLFIAPLAGSVPAYATAPALLFVACLMLRELVEVEWDDSTEAIPAAVTAVMMPFTYSIANGLAFGFISYAAIKLFTGRVKEVHWMVWIIAALFLFKFAYIGGH from the coding sequence ATGAACTGGCTGGAGAAATATTTCAAACTGGGGGAGCACGGCACCACCGTGCGCACCGAGGTCCTGGCGGGCCTCACCACCTTCCTCACCATGGCGTACATCATGTTCGTCAACCCTTCCATCCTGGGTGACGCGGGCATGCCCAAGGGGGCGGTGTTTGTAGCCACCTGCTTGATTGCCGCGCTGGGCTCTGCCGTGATGGCCCTGTACGCCAACTACCCGATCGCGATAGCGCCCGGCATGGGCCTGAACGCCTACTTTGCCTATGTGGTGGTGCTGCACATGGGCTACACATGGCAGGCCGCGCTGGGTGCGGTGTTCATCTCCGGCTGTCTGTTCCTGCTGGTCACGGTGTTCCGGATACGCGAGCAGATCATCAAGGGCATCCCGCAGTCGATACGGGTGGCAATCACCGTCGGTATCGGTCTGTTCCTTGCATTGATCGCTCTCAAGAGTGCGGGCGTCGTGGTGGGCGACAAGGCCACGCTGGTGACGCTGGGAGACCTGCATTCTCCATCGGTGATCCTGTTCGGCCTGGGCTTCTTGCTCATCATCGTGCTGGACCGCCTGAAGGTACCCGGTGCCATCCTGATCGGCATTCTGGCCGTGACGGTAGCGTCTTTCTTCTTTGGCGGTAACCAGTTCAACGGCGTGTTTTCGGCGCCTCCGTCGATCGAGCCGACGTTCTTGAAGCTGGATATCAAGACTGCGCTCTCCAGCGGCTTCCTCAACGTGGTGCTGGTGTTCTTTCTGGTGGAGCTGTTTGATGCGACTGGTACCCTGATGGGCGTTGCCAAGCGCGCGGGCCTGCTGGTGCCGGGCAAGATGGAGCGTTTCCACCGGTCGCTGCTGGCAGACAGCGGCGCGATCTTTGCCGGGTCTCTGCTCGGCACTTCCAGCGCCACCGCCTATGTGGAAAGCGCATCGGGCGTACAGGCCGGTGGCCGCACGGGTTTGACGGCCATGACGGTGGCTGTGCTGTTTCTCGCCTGCCTGTTCATTGCGCCGCTGGCTGGCTCCGTGCCCGCCTATGCAACGGCGCCAGCGCTGCTGTTTGTGGCGTGCCTCATGCTCAGGGAACTGGTGGAAGTGGAATGGGATGACTCGACCGAGGCGATTCCCGCAGCCGTCACGGCCGTGATGATGCCGTTCACCTATTCGATTGCCAATGGCCTGGCTTTCGGCTTCATCTCGTATGCAGCCATCAAGCTCTTCACCGGCCGCGTCAAGGAAGTGCACTGGATGGTGTGGATCATCGCAGCGCTCTTCCTCTTCAAGTTTGCCTATATCGGCGGGCATTGA
- the xdhB gene encoding xanthine dehydrogenase molybdopterin binding subunit → MNQAIPKQLLAGAEAFAHYSDNQALRIDTDTEAQALQQGRRVGISRTHESAALHVAGEAAYIDDMPELAGTLHCALGLAPIAHGRLLGLDLDAVRTMPDVVAVLTATDIPGVNDCGSIIHDDPILCDGEIRYLGQPLFAVLARTRQAARRAAALAKKIASVEAAEPVLTPQQAHARGQYVVPPMKLTRETQAGATTQAIENAPHRLQGQWEVGGQEQFYLEGQISYAIPKEGQAMHVYCSTQHPSEMQHLVAHALGVHAHDVHVECRRMGGGFGGKESQSALFACVAAVAARKLGRPVKLRLDRDDDFMITGRRHCFWYEYDIGFDDAGRIVGAEVTMVSRAGHSADLSAPVMTRALCHFDNAYWLPNVRMQGFMGKTNTQSNTAFRGFGGPQGAIVMENIMDSIARQLGKDPLDVRRANFYGKTEHNVTPYGQVVDDNIIDELVTQLEARSDYRARRAEAAAFNAQSPVLKRGIALTPVKFGISFNVKHFNQAGALVHVYNDGSILVNHGGTEMGQGLNTKVAQVVAHELGVAFERVRVTATDTTKVANTSATAASTGTDLNGKAAQDAARQIRERLAACMAERHGGAADAVRFANDTVQVNGKTLAFEDVVKEAYLERVQLWSDGFYATPGLSWDSKTMHGRPFFYFAYGAAVSEVLVDTLTGESKLLRADVLHDVGQSLNPAVDIGQVEGAFVQGMGWLTMEELVWHPKTGALMTHAPSTYKIPTANDCPPVLNVQLFEGANPHDTIHRSKAVGEPPLLLPFSVFFAIRDAVAACGAPGNCPPLRAPATAEAVLNAIENVQQGV, encoded by the coding sequence ATGAACCAAGCAATTCCCAAACAGCTGCTGGCGGGTGCAGAGGCCTTTGCCCATTACAGCGACAACCAGGCGCTGCGCATCGATACCGATACGGAAGCGCAGGCACTGCAACAGGGACGTCGCGTCGGCATCAGTCGCACCCACGAATCGGCTGCGCTGCATGTGGCAGGCGAGGCCGCCTACATTGACGACATGCCCGAGTTGGCAGGCACCTTGCATTGCGCATTGGGCCTCGCGCCGATAGCCCATGGCCGCTTGCTGGGGCTGGACCTGGATGCCGTGCGCACCATGCCCGATGTGGTGGCTGTGCTGACGGCGACTGATATTCCCGGTGTCAATGACTGCGGATCGATCATCCACGACGACCCGATTCTGTGCGATGGCGAGATCCGTTACCTGGGTCAACCCCTGTTTGCCGTGCTTGCACGCACGCGACAGGCCGCGCGACGGGCAGCGGCGCTGGCCAAGAAGATTGCCAGCGTGGAAGCGGCCGAGCCGGTGCTGACTCCGCAGCAGGCCCATGCACGCGGCCAGTATGTGGTGCCACCGATGAAGCTGACGCGAGAGACGCAGGCAGGTGCAACCACGCAGGCCATCGAGAACGCACCCCACCGGCTGCAAGGCCAGTGGGAAGTGGGTGGCCAGGAGCAGTTCTATCTGGAAGGCCAGATCAGCTACGCCATTCCCAAGGAAGGGCAGGCCATGCATGTGTACTGCTCCACCCAGCACCCGAGTGAAATGCAGCACCTGGTCGCGCATGCGCTGGGCGTGCACGCGCACGATGTGCATGTGGAATGCAGGCGCATGGGCGGAGGTTTTGGCGGCAAGGAATCGCAATCGGCGCTGTTTGCCTGTGTTGCGGCGGTGGCAGCCCGCAAGCTGGGGCGCCCTGTCAAGCTGCGTCTGGACCGGGATGACGATTTCATGATCACGGGGCGGCGCCACTGCTTCTGGTATGAATACGACATTGGCTTCGACGACGCGGGTCGCATCGTGGGCGCCGAGGTGACCATGGTGTCGCGCGCAGGGCATTCTGCGGATCTGTCGGCGCCGGTGATGACGCGGGCGCTGTGCCACTTCGACAATGCATACTGGCTGCCCAATGTGCGCATGCAAGGCTTCATGGGCAAGACCAATACGCAGAGCAATACCGCTTTCCGCGGTTTTGGCGGGCCGCAGGGCGCAATCGTGATGGAGAACATCATGGACTCCATTGCACGCCAGCTGGGCAAGGACCCGCTGGATGTGCGCCGCGCCAATTTCTATGGCAAGACGGAGCACAACGTCACGCCCTACGGTCAGGTGGTGGATGACAACATCATCGACGAGTTGGTGACGCAGCTGGAAGCGCGCAGCGATTACCGTGCGCGCCGGGCGGAGGCGGCTGCATTCAACGCGCAAAGCCCGGTGCTCAAGCGCGGCATTGCGCTCACGCCGGTCAAGTTCGGTATCTCCTTCAACGTCAAGCATTTCAACCAGGCAGGGGCCTTGGTGCATGTGTACAACGATGGCTCGATCCTGGTGAACCACGGCGGCACGGAAATGGGCCAGGGCCTGAACACCAAGGTGGCCCAGGTCGTGGCGCATGAGCTGGGCGTGGCTTTCGAGCGCGTGCGCGTCACCGCGACGGATACCACCAAGGTGGCCAACACCTCGGCCACGGCGGCATCGACAGGGACCGACCTGAACGGCAAGGCCGCGCAGGATGCGGCGCGGCAGATCCGCGAGCGCCTGGCGGCCTGCATGGCCGAGCGTCACGGCGGTGCAGCCGATGCAGTGCGCTTTGCCAACGACACGGTGCAGGTCAATGGCAAGACCCTGGCTTTTGAAGATGTGGTCAAGGAGGCGTACCTGGAGCGGGTGCAGCTGTGGTCGGACGGCTTCTACGCGACACCTGGCCTGTCCTGGGACAGCAAGACCATGCATGGCCGCCCCTTCTTCTACTTTGCGTACGGAGCCGCCGTGAGCGAAGTGCTGGTGGACACCTTGACCGGTGAGAGCAAGCTCTTGCGTGCAGATGTGCTGCACGATGTGGGGCAGTCACTCAACCCCGCCGTCGATATCGGCCAGGTGGAAGGTGCCTTTGTGCAGGGCATGGGCTGGCTCACCATGGAAGAGCTGGTTTGGCACCCCAAGACGGGAGCGCTGATGACGCATGCGCCCAGTACCTACAAGATTCCGACAGCCAACGACTGCCCGCCGGTGCTGAACGTGCAACTGTTCGAAGGCGCCAATCCGCACGACACCATCCACCGCAGCAAGGCCGTGGGCGAGCCGCCGCTGCTGTTGCCGTTTTCGGTGTTCTTTGCGATTCGCGATGCAGTGGCTGCTTGCGGCGCACCCGGCAACTGCCCGCCGCTGCGGGCACCTGCAACTGCCGAGGCGGTTTTGAACGCGATAGAAAACGTGCAGCAAGGGGTTTGA
- the xdhA gene encoding xanthine dehydrogenase small subunit, with amino-acid sequence MSQPTVPQPIRFYHQGRITQVDGTAPTCSVLDWLREDAHCHGTKEGCNEGDCGACTVLVAELAEAGDPQAVQGLKLQTVNACIQLLPNLHGKALFTVEDMKTACKPTQADAGCADLHPVQQAMVECHGSQCGFCTPGFVMSLWSVYEQQQAQHSPAPTRQQLADALSGNLCRCTGYRPILDAGQRMFDLPGRQFDTAPVVAALQSLHSDADWQYSDGTAQFHAPASLDSLARLRAQLPQARLIAGTTDVGLWITKQFRELGDIIAIGRVAELRQIEERDGSLHIGAGASLEDAWAALAQRFPSLQDVWLRFASPPVRHAGTMGGNVANGSPIGDAPPVLMALDAEIVLRKAERVRRMLLADFYLDYMKNQMEPGEFVQGLVVPLAQLRQQNFQVRAYKISKRFDCDISALCAGLAVALDAQGKVQAVRMAFGGMAATVRRAAKAEAAVLGQPWTAETVKLAQQALAQDFQPMTDMRASDTYRMKVAQNLLQRLWLETRADAPLASADTTVWSVMPHVVRATSEQGA; translated from the coding sequence ATGAGCCAGCCGACCGTACCCCAACCTATCCGTTTTTATCACCAGGGCCGCATCACGCAAGTCGATGGCACGGCGCCTACCTGCTCCGTACTGGACTGGCTGCGCGAAGATGCCCATTGCCATGGCACCAAGGAGGGCTGCAATGAAGGCGATTGCGGTGCCTGCACCGTGCTGGTGGCTGAACTTGCCGAAGCCGGCGATCCGCAGGCGGTGCAGGGCCTGAAGCTGCAGACCGTGAACGCCTGTATCCAGCTGCTGCCCAATCTGCATGGCAAGGCGCTGTTCACTGTGGAAGACATGAAAACCGCCTGCAAGCCGACGCAGGCTGATGCGGGCTGCGCCGATCTGCATCCCGTGCAACAGGCCATGGTGGAGTGCCACGGCTCCCAGTGCGGGTTCTGTACTCCGGGTTTTGTGATGTCTCTGTGGTCTGTCTACGAACAGCAGCAGGCGCAACATAGCCCTGCTCCCACCCGGCAGCAACTGGCCGATGCGCTGTCGGGCAACCTGTGCCGCTGCACCGGCTACCGGCCGATTCTGGATGCGGGCCAGCGCATGTTCGATCTGCCCGGTCGCCAGTTCGATACGGCGCCTGTTGTGGCTGCACTCCAGTCTCTGCACAGCGATGCGGATTGGCAGTACAGCGATGGCACGGCGCAGTTCCACGCCCCTGCCAGCCTGGACAGCCTGGCCCGTCTGCGCGCGCAGCTTCCGCAGGCGCGGCTGATTGCTGGCACTACAGACGTAGGCCTGTGGATCACCAAGCAGTTCCGCGAGCTGGGTGACATCATTGCCATTGGCCGCGTGGCCGAGCTGCGCCAGATCGAGGAGCGCGACGGTTCGCTCCATATCGGCGCCGGAGCCTCTCTGGAAGACGCCTGGGCCGCGCTGGCGCAGCGCTTTCCCAGCCTGCAGGATGTGTGGCTGCGTTTTGCATCGCCGCCGGTGCGCCATGCAGGAACCATGGGTGGCAATGTGGCCAACGGATCGCCGATTGGCGACGCACCCCCGGTGCTGATGGCCCTGGATGCCGAGATTGTGCTGCGCAAGGCCGAGCGCGTGCGGCGGATGTTGTTGGCTGATTTCTATCTGGACTACATGAAAAACCAGATGGAGCCCGGAGAGTTCGTGCAGGGCCTGGTGGTGCCATTGGCGCAGCTGCGGCAGCAGAATTTCCAGGTGCGAGCCTACAAGATCAGCAAGCGTTTTGACTGCGATATTTCGGCACTGTGCGCAGGCTTGGCCGTGGCCTTGGATGCGCAAGGCAAGGTGCAGGCGGTGCGCATGGCGTTTGGAGGCATGGCAGCCACTGTCAGGCGCGCGGCCAAGGCCGAAGCTGCTGTACTGGGCCAGCCATGGACGGCAGAAACCGTCAAGCTTGCGCAGCAGGCGTTGGCGCAGGATTTTCAACCGATGACCGACATGCGCGCCAGCGACACCTACCGTATGAAAGTGGCGCAAAACCTGCTGCAGCGGCTGTGGCTGGAGACGAGGGCCGATGCCCCGCTTGCCAGTGCCGATACCACCGTGTGGTCGGTGATGCCCCATGTGGTGCGCGCTACCAGCGAGCAAGGAGCCTGA
- a CDS encoding lytic murein transglycosylase yields MNFRRTSLALPQLALLASLGFSAPAALAQASPPQEPPQLSSAEFQSCLSELRASKAFAAITPATFTQYTEHLQPDATVLPLLNRQPEFSMPVWDYLAVLVDDQRVADGRAAYSKWQDTLAKIEQSTGVSPQIVVGVWGVESNFGQNLGGRSLVQSLGTLSCFGRRQAYFRGEFASALRILQEGHIAESKLVGSWAGAFGQTQFMPSTFFRSAVDFDGDGRRDIVDSVPDALASTATFLKNAGYRPGQPWGFEVKLPANFDASDAGRKNKKPIATWRAAGVTLVNGQPLPDSLPTAGLMIPAAGGPAFLVGRNFDALYSYNASENYALAIAQLSNLVASPAESRTGFVAAWPTDDPGLSRAQNKELQQALLARGYDIGSADGMIGAKTREAIKAEQTRLGQKADGRAGQKLLRAISASN; encoded by the coding sequence ATGAACTTTCGCCGCACCTCCCTTGCCTTGCCCCAGCTTGCCTTGCTTGCCAGCCTGGGTTTTTCAGCCCCGGCCGCACTGGCACAAGCCAGCCCGCCGCAAGAGCCGCCCCAGCTCAGCAGCGCGGAGTTTCAGTCCTGCCTGTCGGAGCTGCGTGCCAGCAAGGCCTTCGCCGCCATCACCCCGGCCACATTCACGCAGTACACCGAGCACCTGCAGCCCGATGCCACGGTGCTGCCGCTTCTGAATCGCCAGCCCGAGTTCAGCATGCCGGTGTGGGACTACCTGGCGGTGCTGGTCGACGACCAGCGTGTGGCCGATGGCCGCGCCGCCTACTCCAAGTGGCAGGACACGCTCGCCAAGATCGAACAGAGCACCGGCGTATCCCCTCAGATCGTGGTGGGCGTGTGGGGCGTCGAGAGCAATTTCGGCCAGAACCTGGGCGGCCGTTCGCTGGTGCAGTCGCTCGGTACCCTGTCCTGTTTTGGCCGTCGCCAGGCCTACTTCCGCGGCGAATTCGCCAGCGCGCTGCGCATTCTGCAAGAAGGCCACATCGCAGAATCCAAGCTGGTCGGGTCATGGGCAGGTGCATTTGGCCAAACCCAGTTCATGCCATCCACGTTCTTTCGCAGCGCGGTCGATTTTGACGGCGACGGCCGCCGCGACATCGTGGACAGCGTGCCCGATGCGCTGGCCTCCACGGCCACGTTCCTGAAGAATGCCGGCTACCGCCCAGGGCAACCCTGGGGGTTTGAGGTGAAGCTGCCCGCCAACTTTGACGCCAGCGATGCAGGGCGCAAGAACAAAAAGCCCATTGCTACCTGGCGCGCTGCAGGAGTGACACTGGTGAACGGCCAGCCACTTCCCGACAGCCTGCCCACTGCCGGGTTGATGATTCCTGCCGCCGGTGGCCCGGCCTTTTTGGTGGGGCGTAACTTTGATGCGCTCTACAGCTACAACGCATCGGAAAACTACGCGCTGGCGATTGCCCAGCTGTCGAACCTGGTGGCCAGCCCCGCTGAAAGCCGCACCGGCTTTGTCGCAGCCTGGCCCACGGATGACCCTGGCCTGTCACGCGCACAGAACAAGGAACTGCAGCAGGCGTTACTCGCTCGCGGCTACGACATCGGCAGCGCTGATGGCATGATCGGTGCCAAGACGCGCGAAGCCATCAAGGCCGAGCAAACCCGCCTGGGACAGAAGGCCGACGGCCGCGCCGGCCAGAAGCTCCTGCGCGCCATCTCTGCCAGCAACTGA
- the pbpC gene encoding penicillin-binding protein 1C: MQRWTNPLRALAVVWLAHSPLAYAVPSFAEVQQDFKSSETRVLSREGELLQRVRTDSSVRRGDWVPLTEVSAALRTAMVLSEDRRFFEHSGVDWAAVTAAAWDNLWNQRTRGASTITMQLAGLLDGDWRRSSGGRSVVQKAGQTVAAQVLDRRWSKTQILEAYLNLVPFRGEMVGIDALSRTLFDKAPHGLDDREAAVAAALVRAPNARPVQVGQRACGVLKDMRAGAGVGVGSVDCDAVVFFTEVALKKRAFEASNGIAPHFSRIALREQRDTKVAASRLQGVASLRTTVSAPLQRFAVDTLNQHLQELRTSNVQDGAILVLDNATGQVLAWIGSSGALSQADEVDAVLAPRQPGSTLKPFLYGQAIAEHKLTAASLIEDSPARIPTASGLYIPQNYDRSFKGWVSVRTALGASLNVPAVRTLVMVGVDDFFDQLNHLGMPMRESGSYFGYSLALGSPEIPLLQLTNAYRALANGGRYSAVAPSITAVATKPQYQQVMDAGAAFIVGDMLADNNARVRTFGTSSVLGTRSWTAVKTGTSKDMRDNWAIGWSDRYTVGVWVGNASGAAMHSVSGTSGAAPMWAAMMGFLHRDRPSRAPQAPAGVAVQWVDFGVAPEGQPGAGFALEARRQEWFLAGTAQKRFALDGQASGLDELPASRQPGDAQASTLARIVAPANGTIVAVDPDIPPDRQRLQFVADSASARWRMDGKEVARGARWAWLPWPGRHQVELVNAKGEVLDSIRLEVRGAGVKQSRR, translated from the coding sequence ATGCAGCGATGGACCAACCCCTTGCGTGCGCTGGCCGTGGTATGGCTGGCGCACTCACCGCTGGCATATGCGGTGCCCAGCTTTGCCGAAGTTCAGCAGGATTTCAAATCGTCGGAAACCCGCGTGCTGTCGCGCGAGGGTGAACTGTTGCAGCGCGTGCGCACGGATTCCTCGGTGCGGCGGGGCGACTGGGTGCCGCTGACGGAGGTTTCCGCCGCATTGCGCACTGCCATGGTCTTGAGCGAAGACCGGCGCTTCTTTGAACACAGTGGGGTGGACTGGGCGGCGGTAACGGCTGCGGCCTGGGACAACCTGTGGAATCAGCGCACGCGCGGTGCCAGCACCATCACCATGCAACTGGCCGGTTTGCTGGATGGCGACTGGCGCCGCAGTAGCGGGGGGCGCAGTGTGGTGCAGAAGGCGGGACAGACCGTGGCGGCCCAGGTGCTGGATAGGCGCTGGAGCAAAACCCAGATTCTGGAGGCCTACCTCAACCTGGTGCCGTTTCGCGGCGAGATGGTGGGCATCGACGCGCTCTCGCGCACCTTGTTCGACAAGGCGCCACATGGGCTGGATGACCGTGAAGCCGCAGTGGCCGCCGCGCTGGTGCGCGCACCAAACGCACGCCCCGTGCAGGTAGGGCAGCGGGCCTGCGGCGTTCTCAAGGACATGCGCGCGGGCGCCGGTGTTGGTGTTGGCTCTGTGGATTGTGACGCCGTGGTGTTCTTCACCGAGGTGGCGCTCAAGAAGCGGGCCTTTGAAGCAAGCAACGGCATCGCGCCTCACTTCAGCCGCATTGCGCTGCGTGAGCAGCGCGACACCAAAGTGGCTGCATCGCGCCTACAAGGTGTAGCCAGCCTGCGAACCACGGTCAGTGCGCCGCTGCAGCGTTTTGCTGTCGATACGCTGAACCAGCACCTGCAGGAGTTGCGCACGAGCAATGTGCAGGATGGCGCGATCTTGGTGCTGGACAACGCCACGGGCCAGGTGCTGGCCTGGATCGGGTCATCGGGCGCGCTGAGCCAGGCTGACGAGGTGGATGCTGTTCTGGCCCCCCGACAGCCGGGCTCCACGCTCAAGCCGTTTTTGTATGGCCAGGCCATTGCGGAGCACAAGCTCACGGCAGCCTCGCTCATCGAGGATTCGCCGGCGCGCATTCCTACCGCCAGCGGCCTCTACATTCCGCAAAACTATGACCGCAGCTTCAAAGGCTGGGTATCAGTGCGAACGGCGTTGGGCGCGTCCCTCAATGTGCCGGCTGTGCGCACCTTGGTGATGGTAGGGGTCGACGATTTCTTTGACCAATTGAACCACCTGGGCATGCCCATGCGTGAATCGGGCAGCTATTTTGGCTATAGCCTGGCGCTGGGTAGCCCGGAAATTCCGCTGCTGCAACTGACCAATGCCTACCGTGCTTTGGCCAATGGCGGGCGCTACAGCGCGGTCGCCCCATCCATCACAGCCGTTGCCACCAAGCCGCAGTACCAACAGGTGATGGATGCGGGCGCGGCCTTCATCGTGGGCGACATGTTGGCCGACAACAACGCCCGCGTGCGTACGTTTGGCACCAGCAGCGTGCTGGGAACGCGTAGCTGGACGGCGGTCAAGACCGGTACCAGCAAGGACATGCGCGACAACTGGGCCATTGGCTGGTCTGATCGCTACACCGTGGGCGTGTGGGTGGGCAATGCCAGCGGTGCGGCCATGCATTCGGTAAGCGGCACCAGCGGTGCGGCGCCCATGTGGGCGGCGATGATGGGTTTTCTGCACCGGGACCGGCCCAGCCGCGCGCCGCAGGCACCTGCGGGCGTGGCGGTCCAATGGGTGGATTTTGGTGTTGCCCCAGAAGGGCAACCGGGTGCAGGTTTTGCGTTGGAAGCGCGGCGCCAGGAGTGGTTTCTGGCTGGCACCGCACAAAAGCGATTTGCGCTTGATGGCCAGGCGAGCGGCCTGGACGAGTTGCCCGCGAGCCGCCAACCGGGCGATGCGCAGGCGTCTACCCTCGCCCGCATCGTGGCGCCAGCGAACGGCACCATCGTAGCGGTCGATCCGGATATCCCGCCGGACCGCCAGCGTCTGCAGTTCGTGGCAGACAGTGCATCGGCACGTTGGCGCATGGATGGCAAGGAAGTGGCCCGCGGTGCGCGCTGGGCCTGGTTGCCGTGGCCCGGGCGCCATCAGGTGGAATTGGTCAATGCCAAGGGAGAGGTCCTGGACAGCATCCGGCTCGAAGTGCGGGGCGCGGGTGTGAAACAGTCCAGGCGCTGA